One part of the Eriocheir sinensis breed Jianghai 21 chromosome 6, ASM2467909v1, whole genome shotgun sequence genome encodes these proteins:
- the LOC126989723 gene encoding sulfotransferase 1A1-like, translating to MSKQLLSGHEVEELTKEEQKAIGFNNFVHGIVRLKPEGWVYPGTAPTFLDRIYNMEFRPDDVLITTFPKSGTSWMQEIIWTMVHNPKLDNPKAQESLWLRSPEISLDMMFDPKTLGGKAPESYQKKFREQCPGKNEKEGVTLHLADAEPSPRILKSHYPFTLMPKDVLDRVKVVYVTRNPKDMAISLFNNFKMFKVFEFESEKEEYFKDIMNNKTLYCPYWPHVKEAWGKRHHPNLLFLFYEDMKADIMKELGRINEFLGTGLSQESLENVARHTSFSAMKSRGEPITDQVFDKKDDNEVRFFRKGTTGDWKNHFSPEMQKEFDQWIKENLAGSDLSLSWALAE from the exons ATGAGCAAGCAGCTGTTGAGCGGACACGAGGTGGAGGAACTCAccaaggaggagcagaaggcgaTTGGCTTCAATAATTTCGTACACGGAATAGTCCGCCTCAAGCCCGAGGGATGGGTGTACCCCGGCACGGCGCCCACCTTCCTTGACAGGATATACAACATGGAG TTCCGACCTGACGACGTCCTGATCACGACCTTCCCCAAGTCCGGCACCTCTTGGATGCAGGAGATCATCTGGACGATGGTGCACAACCCCAAGCTGGACAACCCCAAGGCACAGGAATCACTGTGGCTGCGCTCGCCGGAAAT TAGCCTGGACATGATGTTTGATCCGAAGACATTAGGCGGCAAGGCGCCGGAATCCTACCAAAAAAAGTTTAGGGAACAGTGTCCGggcaagaacgagaaggaaggtgTAACCCTCCACCTGGCAGACGCAGAGCCCAGTCCCCGCATCCTGAAGAGCCACTACCCGTTCACCCTCATGCCCAAGGACGTCCTCGACAGAGTAAAG GTTGTGTACGTGACCCGGAACCCCAAGGACATGGCTATCTCGCTGTTCAACAACTTCAAAATGTTTAAAGTGTTCGAGTTCGAGAGCGAAAAGGAGGAGTATTTCAAAGACATCATGAACAACAAAa CTCTTTATTGCCCCTACTGGCCCCACGTGAAGGAGGCGTGGGGGAAGAGGCACCACCCtaacctgctcttcctcttctacgaGGATATGAAGGCCGACATCATGAAAGAGCTGGGAAGGATCAACGAGTTCCTGGGAACAGGGCTGAGCCAGGAGTCCCTCGAGAAT GTGGCGCGACACACCTCCTTCTCGGCCATGAAGTCCCGAGGAGAGCCAATCACAGACCAAGTGTTCGACAAGAAAGATGACAACGAAGTCAGATTCTTCCGAAAGG GCACGACGGGTGACTGGAAGAACCACTTCTCGCCGGAGATGCAGAAGGAGTTTGACCAATGGATTAAGGAAAACCTGGCCGGCAGCGACCTGAGCCTGAGCTGGGCCCTGGCGGAGTGA